A window of the Cystobacter fuscus genome harbors these coding sequences:
- a CDS encoding LysM peptidoglycan-binding domain-containing protein, with protein sequence MSTYSVRSGDTLSAIAQRYHTTVGALAQANGIKNPNHILAGQKLTVPGGGSAPSSGSGSYTVRSGDTLSGIAQRHGTTVSALAQANGIKNPDLIQVGQKLSIPGKGGASAPSAPSSGSGSYTVRSGDTLSGIAQRYGTTVSALAQANGIKNPNLIQVGQKLRVPAGDHYEPAPSKPSTGGAGPVTGPSNEPGSKGGVSLAQLRRIMPNLSQAKAEQYLPHVNRAMAEAGINTPKRQAAFLAQLAHESGEFRYMEEIASGAAYEGRRDLGNTQPGDGVRFKGRGPIQLTGRANYRAAGQALGIDLENNPKRAADPDVGFRTAAWFWNSRNLNQYADAGNFREVTRRINGGYNGLASREAYYQRALDVLG encoded by the coding sequence ATGAGCACCTACTCTGTCCGTAGCGGCGACACCCTCTCGGCCATCGCCCAGCGCTACCACACCACGGTCGGCGCGCTCGCCCAGGCCAACGGCATCAAGAACCCCAACCACATCCTGGCGGGCCAGAAGCTCACGGTCCCCGGTGGGGGGAGCGCTCCCAGCTCCGGCTCCGGCAGCTACACCGTGCGCTCCGGGGACACGCTCAGTGGCATCGCCCAGCGCCACGGCACCACGGTGAGCGCACTCGCCCAGGCCAACGGCATCAAGAACCCCGACCTCATCCAGGTGGGTCAGAAGCTCTCCATCCCCGGCAAGGGCGGCGCGAGCGCCCCCAGCGCTCCCAGCTCCGGCTCCGGCAGCTACACCGTGCGCTCCGGGGACACGCTCAGCGGCATCGCCCAGCGCTACGGCACCACGGTGAGCGCGCTCGCCCAGGCCAACGGCATCAAGAACCCCAACCTCATCCAGGTGGGCCAGAAGCTGCGCGTGCCCGCGGGTGACCACTACGAGCCCGCCCCCAGCAAGCCCTCCACGGGCGGCGCCGGCCCCGTCACCGGCCCGAGCAACGAGCCCGGCTCGAAGGGCGGCGTGTCGCTCGCGCAGCTGCGCCGCATCATGCCCAACCTGTCCCAGGCCAAGGCCGAGCAGTACCTGCCCCACGTCAACCGCGCCATGGCCGAGGCCGGCATCAACACCCCCAAGCGCCAGGCCGCCTTCCTCGCGCAGCTCGCCCACGAGAGCGGTGAGTTCCGCTACATGGAGGAGATCGCCTCGGGCGCCGCCTACGAGGGCCGCCGAGATCTCGGCAACACGCAGCCGGGCGATGGCGTGCGCTTCAAGGGCCGTGGTCCCATCCAGCTCACCGGCCGCGCCAACTACCGCGCCGCCGGTCAGGCGCTCGGCATCGACCTGGAGAACAATCCCAAGCGCGCCGCGGATCCGGACGTGGGCTTCCGCACCGCCGCCTGGTTCTGGAACAGCCGCAACCTCAACCAGTACGCCGACGCGGGCAACTTCCGCGAGGTCACCCGCCGCATCAACGGTGGCTACAACGGCCTGGCCTCCCGCGAGGCCTACTACCAGCGCGCGCTCGACGTGCTGGGCTGA
- a CDS encoding DUF4136 domain-containing protein — protein MSLSSRLAGAVLVGALAACSGIQTRTNFDPSAVQALESYRTYSWLPMKEGADTRIYNSIIQSRVRLAVDRELAERGYRLVDENQKPDFKLGWHGAIDKRVDVDVINNFYGYSWDPWYDPFFGPVAYGGAGVPTASVREYREGTLILDVVDARSNNLVWRGTAEATLADNMNARKSQKLIDSAVEKILKDFPPEK, from the coding sequence ATGTCCTTGTCCTCGCGTTTGGCTGGAGCGGTGTTGGTGGGGGCGCTCGCCGCCTGTTCGGGAATCCAGACCCGGACGAACTTCGATCCCAGTGCCGTGCAGGCGCTCGAGAGCTACCGTACGTACTCCTGGCTGCCCATGAAGGAGGGCGCGGACACGCGCATCTACAACTCCATCATCCAGTCCCGGGTCCGGCTGGCGGTGGATCGGGAGCTGGCCGAGCGCGGCTACCGCCTGGTGGACGAGAACCAGAAACCCGACTTCAAGCTGGGCTGGCACGGTGCCATCGACAAGCGGGTGGACGTGGACGTCATCAACAACTTCTACGGCTACAGTTGGGATCCCTGGTACGACCCCTTCTTCGGTCCGGTCGCCTATGGCGGCGCGGGAGTGCCCACGGCCAGCGTGCGCGAGTACCGCGAGGGCACGCTCATCCTCGACGTGGTGGACGCCAGGTCCAACAACCTCGTCTGGCGCGGCACGGCCGAGGCCACCCTGGCCGACAACATGAACGCCAGGAAGAGCCAGAAGCTCATCGATAGCGCCGTCGAGAAGATCCTCAAGGACTTCCCGCCGGAGAAGTAG